One genomic window of Comamonas serinivorans includes the following:
- a CDS encoding GNAT family N-acetyltransferase: MHLFPPAHPLLTPRLQLRRFRDTDFAAYAAYHGDPQVYRFLYQAAPEADRLGTQFAEVLRAPFDGDGHALRLAAVRQADEAVVGEVLLKIASLAALQLEVGYIFNPRFGGQGYATEAVRALLNWGFEGMGAHRIFARLDALNTASVKVVERLGMRREAHLIQNDRFNGVWGDEYIHALLRSEWPQVAVCPGQGPAG; the protein is encoded by the coding sequence TTTTCCACCGGCACACCCCTTGCTCACGCCGCGGCTGCAACTGCGGCGTTTTCGCGACACCGACTTCGCCGCGTATGCCGCCTACCACGGTGACCCGCAGGTGTACCGCTTTCTGTACCAGGCCGCACCCGAGGCCGACCGGCTGGGAACGCAGTTCGCCGAGGTGTTGCGCGCACCGTTCGACGGCGATGGGCACGCCTTGCGCCTGGCGGCCGTGCGCCAGGCCGATGAGGCCGTTGTCGGTGAGGTGCTGCTCAAGATCGCCAGCCTCGCGGCCTTGCAGCTGGAGGTGGGCTACATCTTCAACCCGCGCTTTGGCGGCCAGGGCTATGCGACTGAGGCGGTGCGCGCCCTGCTGAATTGGGGCTTCGAGGGCATGGGCGCCCACCGGATCTTTGCGCGGCTGGATGCGCTCAACACGGCCTCTGTCAAGGTGGTGGAGCGCCTGGGCATGCGCCGGGAAGCCCACTTGATCCAGAACGACCGGTTCAACGGTGTCTGGGGAGACGAGTACATCCATGCGTTGTTGCGGTCCGAGTGGCCGCAGGTGGCTGTGTGCCCTGGCCAGGGCCCAGCAGGATGA
- a CDS encoding heavy metal sensor histidine kinase, with translation MTAHSPHSLGRRLSMWLALQSLAGLAAICLAIYAAIAMGLESRQTRFLDEKTTLLAHLFAESSAADLRHRLDEFLLGHGDMSLVLRHADGTVFYARPPAGDVPRRAQRTRAIESALPGVPGAGRPRVSGQLGLSIDDDQVLLARIAWILVLASVIGAALISAGGFVLVRQGLRPLRLLTDQARQLSADTLHQRLLLAGQPDELRPLVEQFNALLERLEHAYQQLEGFNADVAHELCTPLANLIGGTEIALRRQRDAGTLRDTLGANLEELHRMASIVQDMLFLSRADRGALARRGPPASLAAVAQRVASYHEAELAEAGLGLRIRGDHVGALDQPLVERALSNLLSNAVRHADAGSDLCIDIVPGNGQVTLAVSNQGAPLDASHLPHLFDRFYRVDAARTDAARHHGLGLAIVSAVARMHGGQASAHSAQGRTTIGFSMDAEPGGPQAGAADTGEPAAGGAPARD, from the coding sequence GTGACAGCGCACAGCCCTCATTCCCTGGGCCGACGCCTGTCGATGTGGCTGGCGTTGCAAAGCCTGGCCGGCCTGGCCGCCATCTGCCTCGCCATCTATGCCGCGATTGCGATGGGGCTGGAATCGCGGCAGACGCGCTTCCTCGACGAGAAAACCACCCTGCTCGCGCACCTGTTCGCGGAGTCCAGCGCGGCGGACCTGCGCCATCGGCTCGATGAGTTCCTGCTCGGGCATGGCGACATGTCGCTGGTGCTGCGCCACGCCGACGGCACGGTGTTCTATGCACGCCCGCCAGCGGGCGACGTGCCCCGCCGTGCCCAACGCACCCGGGCCATCGAGAGCGCCCTGCCGGGTGTGCCGGGTGCAGGCCGACCCCGGGTGAGCGGCCAACTCGGCCTGTCGATCGACGACGACCAAGTGCTGCTGGCCCGCATCGCCTGGATCCTGGTGCTGGCGAGCGTGATCGGGGCCGCGCTGATCTCGGCCGGCGGCTTTGTCCTGGTGCGGCAGGGCCTGCGCCCCTTGCGGCTGCTGACCGACCAGGCACGCCAGCTCAGCGCCGACACCCTGCACCAACGCCTTCTGCTCGCCGGCCAGCCCGACGAGCTGCGGCCCCTGGTCGAGCAGTTCAACGCGCTGCTGGAGCGCCTGGAGCACGCCTACCAGCAGCTGGAGGGCTTCAACGCCGACGTGGCGCATGAGCTGTGCACCCCGTTGGCAAACCTCATCGGCGGCACCGAGATTGCCCTGCGGCGGCAACGCGATGCGGGCACCCTGCGCGACACGCTGGGCGCCAACCTCGAAGAGCTGCACCGCATGGCCAGCATCGTTCAGGACATGTTGTTCCTGTCCCGGGCCGACCGCGGGGCGCTCGCACGGCGCGGCCCACCCGCCAGCCTGGCTGCGGTGGCACAGCGGGTCGCCAGCTACCACGAAGCCGAGTTGGCCGAGGCCGGTCTGGGCCTGCGGATTCGGGGCGACCACGTCGGCGCCTTGGACCAGCCGCTGGTGGAGCGCGCCCTGTCCAACCTGCTGTCGAATGCCGTGCGCCATGCCGATGCGGGCTCCGACCTCTGCATCGACATCGTCCCTGGCAACGGCCAGGTGACGCTGGCGGTGAGCAACCAGGGCGCGCCCCTGGATGCCAGCCACCTGCCGCACCTGTTCGACCGCTTCTACCGCGTGGATGCCGCGCGCACCGACGCCGCCCGCCACCACGGCCTGGGTCTGGCCATCGTCAGCGCCGTTGCGCGCATGCACGGCGGGCAGGCGTCGGCCCATTCCGCCCAGGGCCGCACGACGATCGGCTTCTCCATGGATGCCGAGCCCGGTGGTCCCCAGGCTGGGGCCGCTGACACGGGGGAGCCGGCTGCAGGCGGTGCCCCGGCACGCGACTGA
- a CDS encoding heavy metal response regulator transcription factor: MKILVVEDEVKLADYLRKGLGEEGYVVEVTHNGIDGLHLATEGHHDLIVLDGMLPGIDGLGVLAALRQSPRAHIPILMLTARGQVEDRVQGLKAGADDYLVKPFAFTELLARIEVLLRRATAPGLADTLQLTVADLHLDLVRRRATRNGRRLDLSAKEFQLLSLLMRRTGEVLSRTEIAEQVWDVNFDHGTNVIDVAVRRLRSKIDEPFSHPLLHTVRGMGYVLEPRST; the protein is encoded by the coding sequence ATGAAGATCCTGGTGGTCGAAGACGAGGTCAAGCTGGCCGATTACCTGCGCAAGGGGCTGGGCGAAGAAGGCTATGTGGTGGAGGTGACGCACAACGGCATCGATGGCCTGCACCTTGCGACCGAAGGCCACCACGACCTCATCGTGTTGGACGGCATGCTGCCCGGCATCGATGGCCTGGGGGTGCTGGCGGCGCTCCGGCAGTCACCGCGGGCCCACATCCCCATCCTGATGCTGACCGCACGGGGCCAGGTCGAAGACCGCGTGCAGGGGCTCAAGGCCGGCGCCGACGACTACCTCGTCAAGCCGTTTGCGTTCACCGAGCTGCTGGCCCGCATCGAGGTGCTGCTGCGGCGCGCGACCGCGCCGGGCCTGGCCGACACGCTGCAGCTGACCGTGGCCGATCTGCACCTGGACCTGGTCCGCCGGCGCGCCACGCGGAACGGCAGGCGGCTGGACCTGTCGGCCAAGGAGTTCCAGCTGCTGTCGTTGCTGATGCGGCGCACGGGCGAGGTCTTGTCGCGCACCGAGATCGCCGAGCAGGTCTGGGACGTGAACTTCGACCATGGCACGAACGTGATCGACGTGGCCGTGCGCCGACTCCGCAGCAAGATAGACGAGCCGTTTTCGCACCCCCTGTTGCACACGGTTCGCGGCATGGGCTACGTCCTGGAGCCCCGTTCGACGTGA
- a CDS encoding DUF4148 domain-containing protein, which yields MNKTFSILTIVAGVLSAPVAAHAASAWHEGNGNVVQFTPHHIGSQPRAEVQADTRAAREGGTLSTYQRAIPVPGKSSASPKTRAEVIEEMRTQSPEARQAYKALYGG from the coding sequence ATGAACAAGACTTTTTCCATTTTGACCATTGTCGCTGGCGTGCTGTCGGCCCCGGTGGCCGCGCATGCCGCATCGGCCTGGCACGAGGGCAACGGCAACGTGGTTCAGTTCACGCCCCACCACATCGGCTCCCAGCCGCGGGCCGAAGTGCAGGCCGACACCCGTGCGGCGCGCGAAGGCGGCACCCTGAGCACCTACCAGAGAGCGATTCCCGTGCCGGGCAAAAGTTCGGCCAGCCCCAAGACGCGCGCCGAGGTGATCGAGGAGATGCGCACCCAGTCGCCGGAAGCCCGCCAGGCGTACAAGGCGCTGTACGGCGGCTGA